The Halobacteriovoraceae bacterium genome includes a region encoding these proteins:
- a CDS encoding PAS domain-containing protein → MDLTCINDVVIYVTLTADYKIIMANDLFCQFIGRPVNEGESILDLSAAYQLSGFVNDLELDDIFRNVNRNPDKFYQFDWLWITKRSTDTFGRVKVKKQNDEYVWIIQDLNDIVKDYNILKDQYYIVNQSLESFHQLFYITDTKNCLIKANKFFLKMFDIDEADVGGKTMDELMLKHCDEIIKTSNFTIRLDTFEKNDKKYWFKNFCYNILNQDGVPYAYSNISIDITKEKNLQEEVDVAKAQNIAKSRLAMLGEMAGGIAHEINNPLAIIATKTSMIEKFYDKKMFDDKRILESTKSIKDITNRISVIIKALRKISRDGSDDDFEEFQIENVIDDVLHICLEKIKKHEIELDIDLDAAKNIPLYGQIVQMSQVFINLISNAIDAIDGPGKIELNTKLKDDFLIITFKDSGKGIPKEIQEKIFQPFFTTKDVGKGTGLGLSLSKSIIEAHKGSLNLDLNDSKSTFVITLPVYKKE, encoded by the coding sequence ATGGACTTAACCTGTATAAATGATGTTGTTATTTATGTGACACTAACGGCCGATTACAAAATAATCATGGCCAATGATCTATTTTGTCAGTTTATAGGAAGACCTGTAAATGAAGGTGAAAGTATATTAGACTTAAGTGCTGCCTACCAGTTAAGTGGATTTGTCAATGATCTTGAACTAGATGATATCTTTAGAAACGTCAATAGAAACCCTGATAAATTCTACCAATTTGATTGGTTATGGATAACAAAAAGATCTACAGATACATTTGGTCGGGTAAAGGTAAAAAAACAAAATGATGAATATGTTTGGATCATCCAAGATTTGAATGACATCGTTAAGGACTATAATATATTAAAAGACCAGTATTATATAGTAAATCAGTCACTTGAATCATTTCATCAGCTTTTCTATATCACAGATACAAAAAATTGCTTAATCAAAGCAAATAAGTTTTTTTTGAAAATGTTTGATATAGATGAAGCTGACGTTGGCGGAAAAACAATGGACGAATTGATGCTTAAACATTGTGATGAAATTATTAAGACATCAAACTTTACAATTCGTTTAGATACGTTTGAAAAAAATGATAAGAAATATTGGTTTAAAAATTTTTGCTATAATATCCTAAATCAAGATGGCGTTCCATATGCTTATTCAAATATTTCCATAGACATTACGAAAGAAAAAAATCTACAAGAAGAAGTTGATGTTGCAAAAGCACAGAATATTGCAAAAAGTAGATTAGCAATGTTAGGGGAAATGGCCGGCGGAATTGCTCATGAAATCAATAATCCACTGGCCATTATTGCAACAAAAACGTCCATGATCGAAAAATTTTACGATAAAAAAATGTTCGATGATAAAAGAATTCTAGAATCTACAAAAAGTATAAAAGATATAACAAACAGAATATCAGTCATCATTAAAGCACTGAGAAAAATTTCAAGAGACGGATCCGACGATGATTTTGAAGAGTTTCAAATCGAAAATGTTATTGACGACGTTCTTCATATATGCTTAGAAAAAATCAAAAAACATGAAATAGAATTAGATATTGATTTAGATGCCGCAAAAAATATCCCTCTCTATGGTCAAATTGTTCAAATGTCACAAGTTTTTATAAATCTCATTTCTAATGCCATCGATGCCATCGATGGGCCAGGAAAAATTGAATTGAATACAAAATTAAAAGATGACTTTCTCATCATTACATTCAAAGATAGTGGAAAAGGTATCCCGAAAGAAATTCAAGAAAAAATTTTTCAGCCCTTTTTTACAACTAAGGATGTAGGAAAAGGAACAGGCCTTGGACTATCTCTCTCAAAATCAATCATTGAAGCACATAAAGGAAGTCTTAATCTAGACTTAAATGATTCGAAATCTACATTCGTTATAACGCTTCCAGTCTATAAAAAAGAATAG
- a CDS encoding Nif3-like dinuclear metal center hexameric protein translates to MTSITRFELDAFLNQVLRPWEFKDYCPNGLQIEGKENVQKVAFAVSATRESIEKAIDFGADAMVVHHGLFWSFHGVRTITGPFAKRILPLIKNEISLFGHHLPLDAHPTHGNAAILAHKLELTELTPFGDYKGSPTGVKGIYVKGYEVTELKDKLEKILNHQVLLSTFDDLAKVHTVGIITGGANSGWTQAHRESLDAFITGEMSEHDWHEAKESEIHMYAGGHNATEKFGIQAIMKEVEGRFKVECLFIDSNNPA, encoded by the coding sequence ATGACTTCAATTACACGCTTTGAATTGGACGCATTTTTAAATCAAGTTTTAAGACCTTGGGAATTTAAGGATTATTGCCCTAATGGTTTGCAAATTGAGGGGAAAGAGAACGTTCAAAAAGTGGCCTTTGCCGTTTCTGCAACAAGGGAAAGTATCGAAAAGGCGATAGATTTTGGAGCTGACGCGATGGTTGTTCATCACGGACTTTTTTGGAGTTTTCATGGAGTAAGAACAATTACCGGCCCATTTGCAAAAAGAATACTTCCTCTGATTAAGAATGAGATTAGTTTATTTGGACATCATCTTCCACTTGATGCACATCCGACTCATGGAAATGCTGCAATATTGGCACATAAATTAGAACTGACTGAACTTACACCTTTTGGAGATTACAAAGGTTCCCCAACGGGAGTGAAAGGTATTTATGTAAAAGGTTATGAAGTTACTGAGCTTAAAGACAAGCTTGAGAAAATTTTAAATCATCAAGTTTTACTCTCTACATTTGATGATTTGGCAAAAGTCCATACTGTGGGAATTATTACGGGGGGTGCAAACTCTGGTTGGACACAAGCTCATAGAGAAAGTCTTGATGCCTTCATCACTGGTGAAATGAGTGAGCATGACTGGCATGAGGCAAAAGAGAGTGAAATACATATGTACGCTGGTGGCCACAATGCTACGGAAAAATTTGGTATTCAGGCCATTATGAAAGAGGTAGAGGGACGTTTTAAAGTGGAATGTCTTTTTATTGATTCAAATAATCCGGCCTGA
- a CDS encoding M15 family metallopeptidase — protein sequence MNKILAILSGKSEEHLDVHEQVYGKIHKNALSPFLSLRLAAASEGIDLQIASAFRSFDRQLKIWNEKILGLREIHDDQGKIIERENLTDRELIFKILRFSALPGLSRHHWGSEIDVFDANALPSKDYKLKLSPDEYSDNGIFSRLHFWLSERISTNKAFGFFRPYEFDHGGVSPERWHLSYYPVSKEYSKLISVKYARELIRSSEIELKDVILEELDYIFKTFINLRV from the coding sequence ATGAATAAGATTTTAGCAATACTTAGTGGAAAAAGTGAAGAACATTTGGACGTACACGAACAGGTTTACGGAAAAATTCACAAAAATGCACTTAGTCCTTTTCTTAGTCTTAGACTTGCGGCAGCTTCGGAGGGTATTGATTTACAAATTGCCAGTGCTTTTAGATCCTTTGATCGGCAACTTAAAATTTGGAATGAAAAAATTCTAGGTCTTCGAGAGATTCATGATGATCAAGGGAAAATCATTGAAAGAGAAAATCTCACGGATAGAGAATTGATATTCAAGATTTTACGTTTTAGTGCGCTGCCGGGCCTTAGTCGTCACCATTGGGGCAGCGAAATAGATGTATTTGACGCAAATGCCCTCCCGTCAAAGGATTATAAATTAAAACTCTCCCCTGATGAGTATTCAGATAATGGAATATTCTCTCGATTGCATTTTTGGCTTAGTGAAAGGATAAGTACAAATAAGGCCTTTGGTTTTTTTAGGCCCTATGAGTTTGACCATGGGGGAGTTTCTCCTGAAAGATGGCATTTAAGCTATTACCCTGTTTCCAAAGAATATTCAAAACTCATTTCTGTAAAATATGCTAGAGAACTTATTAGGAGTAGTGAAATTGAACTCAAAGATGTCATACTTGAAGAGTTAGATTATATCTTTAAAACATTTATTAATTTGAGAGTCTAA
- a CDS encoding acyl-CoA thioesterase: MAHEYKVLIKEFHLDFLGHVNNARYFDLFEEARWDLIQHNDWGVERIKKEKKSPVVLDAEIIFKKEILLREEINIVTTWLGMKNRLVFELEQIMYKPNGDLACKSIFRVGFMDLNERKLIVPADDFLAAVQ, from the coding sequence ATGGCCCACGAATATAAAGTATTAATCAAAGAATTTCATTTGGATTTTTTAGGACATGTCAATAATGCCCGCTATTTCGACCTTTTTGAAGAAGCAAGATGGGATCTCATCCAACATAACGATTGGGGAGTGGAGAGAATTAAAAAAGAAAAAAAGAGTCCAGTCGTTTTAGATGCTGAAATTATTTTCAAAAAAGAAATTCTTCTTCGTGAAGAAATAAATATTGTCACAACATGGCTTGGCATGAAAAATCGACTTGTCTTTGAACTCGAACAAATTATGTATAAACCCAATGGTGATTTGGCCTGTAAGTCCATTTTTAGAGTTGGTTTTATGGATCTTAACGAAAGAAAATTAATTGTACCGGCAGATGATTTCTTGGCCGCCGTTCAATAG
- a CDS encoding BspA family leucine-rich repeat surface protein — MGEKIELDGSEVKFQKENTLGISCRQWLLSQDEINSLEQVSVEQSILDSNHNIKETFVNIGSCPYESSFNGQKVCEYLPMDAVKSTAKPVGNCEESSYIRLKLLFKIGQVNREIVENMNKDKSWEAPQWLMTYFRGVALKYSSLGIDPEAYALRLARGYGVEGSYTESQFKDEMNLLANGGLESNPTKTISTGSTTGIEYKNKNASITSSDIPIPNEQAQCIGTDAHESVWKINSEYNIVELPLKNKSEYSYDFTVCWGDGTFDEINSPTDPKRIHTYDSSYNGKKVTVRIKGKLEGWGNEKVAGNKTLRNIVAVNNLGSLGFRDLSCAFYNAQFLESLKGGDLSKVTDVNHMFAWNARLHTIDSSSWNTSNITNMSGMFAGAIFLSTLDFSNWNTSKVIDMSFMFSGANQLKSLDVSNWNTSNVVKMHQMFSYLSNLKTLNLTNWKKSNVKNIDEMFHDLNPNLIIYCSESEFAGRACTKIPVYEWAASGWGECSKSCGGGSAFQVVTCKDIANNEDVDFEYCKTLGSQPPSSISCNTQQCEEISTYEWKEGGWSGCSKTCGGGTNSQTVSCVNKLTMGVVNDSFCNNIPNKPATSIVCNTQACIEDPTYKWFEGGWSGCSKTCGGGTQSQSVTCVNKATMGVVSDSYCSNIPNKPATTTTCNIQSCVENTVYEWHQGGWGDCSATSGSGTKTQTVTCINKSTSATVADSYCHNSGTKPATTTICQPPASTVIKTYEWFTGEWGSCSKTCDTGTKTRDVRCVEAGTQITAIQRSYCEGLPPVSEANCNIQSCEIQCDENENGPDDKISGGRRYIGDAAEDSDSATVIESKFEMEHTTTLNGSTGYGCDSQDWYFFVPHGHDDSIYTNVTVKISGILKGSDLDLYLYDDDSEKELHEIGKSTNSGNGDENVSLKLNNGHLYYIKIIPKTPGSKSTYKLDMSHSVILLEN, encoded by the coding sequence ATGGGGGAAAAGATTGAACTCGATGGTTCAGAAGTGAAATTTCAAAAAGAAAACACTCTGGGAATTTCTTGTCGTCAGTGGTTATTAAGTCAGGATGAAATCAATTCACTTGAACAAGTATCTGTGGAACAAAGTATTTTGGATAGTAATCACAATATAAAAGAAACATTTGTCAATATTGGATCTTGTCCATACGAATCTTCTTTCAACGGACAGAAAGTTTGTGAATACTTACCCATGGATGCAGTTAAATCTACTGCAAAACCGGTTGGAAATTGTGAAGAGTCTAGCTATATACGTTTAAAACTTCTCTTTAAAATTGGGCAAGTGAATAGAGAAATTGTAGAGAACATGAATAAGGATAAATCTTGGGAAGCACCTCAGTGGCTGATGACTTATTTTCGCGGAGTAGCTTTGAAATACTCTTCTCTAGGTATTGATCCTGAAGCATATGCTCTTAGGCTCGCTAGAGGATATGGTGTTGAAGGTAGCTATACTGAAAGTCAATTCAAAGATGAAATGAATTTATTGGCAAATGGGGGATTGGAAAGTAATCCAACTAAAACGATTTCAACAGGATCAACTACTGGAATTGAATACAAAAATAAAAACGCTTCAATCACCTCTAGTGATATTCCGATTCCCAATGAGCAAGCACAGTGCATAGGAACTGATGCACATGAATCAGTTTGGAAAATAAACTCTGAATACAATATTGTTGAGTTACCACTCAAAAATAAAAGTGAGTATTCCTATGATTTTACGGTCTGCTGGGGAGATGGAACGTTTGATGAAATCAATTCTCCAACAGATCCCAAGAGAATTCACACATATGACTCTAGTTATAACGGTAAAAAAGTGACAGTGAGAATTAAAGGTAAACTAGAAGGATGGGGAAATGAAAAGGTGGCAGGCAATAAGACTCTTAGAAATATTGTCGCCGTCAACAACCTTGGTTCTTTAGGATTTAGAGATTTAAGTTGTGCTTTTTACAACGCCCAATTTCTTGAGTCATTAAAAGGTGGAGATCTTTCAAAAGTCACAGATGTCAACCATATGTTTGCTTGGAATGCTCGTCTTCATACAATCGATTCTTCAAGTTGGAACACTTCAAATATAACAAACATGAGTGGGATGTTTGCCGGAGCAATATTTTTATCAACTTTAGATTTTTCTAACTGGAATACATCAAAAGTAATCGATATGAGTTTTATGTTTTCAGGTGCAAATCAACTTAAATCTTTAGATGTCTCAAATTGGAATACTTCAAATGTAGTAAAGATGCATCAGATGTTTTCTTATTTATCTAATTTAAAGACCTTAAATTTAACAAACTGGAAAAAGTCAAATGTAAAAAACATAGATGAAATGTTTCATGACTTAAATCCAAATTTAATAATTTATTGTTCTGAAAGTGAATTTGCAGGTAGGGCATGTACCAAAATTCCTGTATATGAATGGGCGGCCTCCGGATGGGGTGAGTGTAGTAAAAGTTGTGGTGGTGGTTCTGCTTTTCAGGTAGTAACGTGTAAGGATATAGCAAATAATGAAGATGTAGATTTCGAGTATTGTAAAACCCTAGGATCACAACCTCCAAGCTCCATATCCTGTAATACACAGCAATGTGAGGAAATTTCAACTTATGAGTGGAAAGAAGGAGGATGGAGTGGATGTAGCAAGACCTGCGGAGGGGGAACTAATTCTCAAACAGTCAGTTGTGTTAATAAACTTACTATGGGTGTTGTGAATGATAGTTTTTGCAATAATATACCTAACAAACCTGCAACGAGTATAGTTTGCAATACTCAAGCTTGCATTGAAGATCCAACCTATAAATGGTTTGAAGGGGGATGGAGTGGATGTAGTAAAACTTGCGGAGGAGGTACTCAATCACAATCCGTTACTTGTGTTAATAAAGCTACAATGGGTGTTGTAAGTGATAGTTATTGCAGCAATATTCCTAATAAACCTGCAACAACTACAACTTGTAACATTCAATCTTGCGTAGAAAATACAGTTTATGAATGGCATCAAGGCGGATGGGGTGATTGTAGTGCAACCTCAGGCAGTGGAACTAAAACTCAAACTGTGACCTGCATCAATAAATCAACCAGTGCAACTGTTGCTGACAGTTATTGTCATAACTCTGGGACAAAACCTGCAACGACAACTATATGCCAACCACCAGCAAGCACTGTTATAAAAACATATGAATGGTTTACTGGTGAGTGGGGGAGTTGTTCTAAAACATGTGATACTGGAACAAAGACAAGAGATGTCCGTTGCGTTGAAGCTGGAACACAAATTACAGCAATCCAAAGAAGTTACTGTGAAGGACTACCACCTGTTAGTGAGGCCAACTGTAATATTCAGTCCTGTGAAATTCAATGTGATGAAAATGAAAATGGGCCAGATGATAAAATTAGTGGAGGGAGAAGATATATTGGAGATGCTGCAGAAGATTCTGACTCGGCCACTGTGATTGAGTCAAAATTTGAAATGGAACATACAACAACCCTAAACGGCTCAACTGGTTATGGTTGTGATTCCCAAGACTGGTATTTTTTCGTTCCTCATGGGCACGATGATTCAATCTATACAAATGTTACTGTCAAAATTTCAGGAATTTTAAAAGGAAGCGATTTAGATCTTTATCTTTATGATGATGATTCTGAAAAAGAACTTCATGAAATTGGAAAATCTACCAATTCAGGAAATGGGGATGAAAACGTAAGTCTAAAATTAAATAATGGACATCTCTATTACATCAAAATCATTCCTAAAACCCCTGGAAGTAAATCTACTTATAAATTAGATATGTCCCATTCAGTGATTCTTCTTGAAAATTAA
- a CDS encoding ISNCY family transposase: MNFKTKQQIRIDIISQYLNGELRSEDACCALEIGERQFRRLVKGFREQGVASLIHGNKGRIPHNKTSMKVSNKIIQLYLGRYNGLNLVHFIEKLRENNSHEFDSIPTYTTIRNLLLQEGLIIPYQKKAKRKSHPRRKRYEKEGLMVQIDGSPHRWIHDCSPFCLTAAIDDATGKILAAKFTPTETTFAAMDVVEQIINKYGVFQMLYSDKAGIYGGGKRQGFTNMNRAMNELGIISIQANSPQAKGRIERLFKTLQDRLCSEIRLRGIKNIEAANRYLEEFITAYNLKFSVSAKDQRPAYRKLEELIDLNEVLTIRDHRKIGEGEILSFEGHKYLVSRENGHSLIGKTVEIRRYRDGKLEMFLLNGVKLAYECFEDLKRVA; this comes from the coding sequence ATGAATTTTAAAACAAAACAACAGATTAGGATAGATATTATCTCTCAGTATCTTAACGGTGAACTTCGATCTGAAGATGCTTGCTGTGCTTTAGAAATTGGTGAAAGACAGTTTAGGAGGCTTGTGAAAGGGTTTAGAGAACAAGGTGTTGCTTCTCTAATACATGGTAATAAAGGTCGAATACCTCACAATAAAACATCAATGAAAGTATCCAATAAAATTATTCAACTTTATCTTGGAAGATATAACGGCCTTAATCTCGTTCACTTTATTGAAAAACTACGCGAAAATAATTCTCATGAATTTGACAGCATCCCTACTTACACCACTATTAGAAACCTTTTACTACAAGAGGGCCTGATTATTCCCTACCAGAAAAAAGCAAAAAGAAAATCTCACCCTAGAAGAAAGCGTTATGAGAAAGAAGGGTTAATGGTTCAAATTGATGGAAGCCCTCATCGCTGGATTCATGACTGTTCACCTTTTTGTCTGACTGCTGCCATTGATGATGCCACTGGAAAGATTTTAGCTGCGAAATTTACTCCTACAGAGACAACTTTTGCAGCGATGGATGTGGTGGAACAAATAATTAATAAATATGGTGTCTTCCAAATGCTTTATTCTGATAAGGCCGGAATTTATGGTGGCGGGAAAAGACAGGGTTTTACAAATATGAATAGGGCCATGAACGAGCTTGGAATTATCTCTATTCAGGCCAACAGTCCTCAAGCGAAAGGACGGATTGAGAGGCTATTTAAAACCCTTCAGGACAGGCTTTGTTCAGAAATTAGGCTTAGAGGGATAAAGAATATTGAAGCTGCAAATAGGTACTTAGAAGAGTTTATCACTGCCTACAACCTGAAGTTCTCAGTATCTGCAAAAGATCAAAGACCAGCTTATAGAAAACTTGAAGAACTAATAGATCTCAATGAAGTTTTGACGATTAGAGATCATAGAAAAATAGGTGAAGGGGAAATATTAAGTTTTGAAGGCCATAAATACCTTGTCTCAAGGGAAAATGGCCATTCACTTATTGGAAAAACAGTGGAGATTAGGCGATACAGAGATGGAAAGTTGGAAATGTTTTTATTAAATGGAGTGAAACTGGCCTATGAATGTTTTGAGGATTTAAAAAGGGTCGCATGA
- a CDS encoding aldo/keto reductase, giving the protein MGVIGFGAYRVSVTSRGHYEALELAIKDGVKLIDTSSNYTDGESEELVGAILNDYPNIPVKVISKVGYIQGKNLDVIEELNKNGKAKDDLVVINEHLKHSIHPEFIENQLELSLKRMDRPYIDYYLLHNPEYFLKTEAATQDEYYRRIEKAFIKLEELCKTQKIGAYGISSNTFVSNSDDFEFTDLTKVLEIAKKIKAKNFKMIQFPMNLIELGALHRQLEGRNLIEVAKENGLITVINRPLNAFSDHGLVRLAEYDKTHVFPTFKEVNELFELCKSKIDEKWKTKQDGEGEDIWQIPLLKQVKDIWTNLPTPDAVDQVFHGHFFPFLANLWGEKGLSAKEAEPFFKMYETAEILSRKVMDTKAKEFRRQAIQGNLIPDNPNKTLSQLVIEKYFEIGVDYVLVGMKKMPYVEQLKTYF; this is encoded by the coding sequence ATGGGTGTGATTGGTTTTGGGGCCTATAGGGTAAGCGTCACCTCTAGAGGACACTATGAAGCATTAGAGCTGGCCATAAAAGACGGTGTCAAATTAATCGATACTTCCTCAAACTATACAGATGGAGAATCAGAGGAATTAGTCGGGGCAATCCTGAATGATTATCCAAACATTCCAGTAAAAGTTATTTCAAAAGTTGGTTACATCCAAGGAAAAAATCTCGATGTAATTGAAGAACTAAATAAGAATGGAAAAGCTAAAGATGATTTAGTCGTGATAAATGAACATCTTAAACATTCCATTCATCCTGAATTCATTGAAAACCAACTTGAATTATCCCTAAAAAGAATGGACCGCCCATATATTGATTATTACCTCTTGCACAATCCAGAATATTTTTTAAAAACTGAGGCCGCAACTCAAGATGAGTATTATCGTCGCATTGAAAAAGCATTTATCAAATTAGAGGAGCTATGTAAGACTCAAAAAATTGGGGCCTATGGAATAAGTTCAAATACCTTTGTTTCCAATTCTGATGATTTTGAATTTACTGATCTTACTAAAGTCTTAGAAATTGCTAAAAAGATTAAGGCCAAAAATTTTAAGATGATTCAATTTCCAATGAATCTCATAGAGCTTGGAGCTTTACACAGACAACTTGAAGGGAGAAATCTTATTGAAGTTGCTAAAGAAAATGGTCTCATCACTGTTATCAACCGACCACTTAATGCTTTTTCCGATCATGGACTTGTCAGACTAGCTGAATATGATAAGACTCATGTTTTCCCAACATTCAAAGAAGTTAATGAACTTTTTGAATTATGTAAGAGTAAAATTGATGAAAAGTGGAAGACGAAACAAGATGGAGAAGGAGAAGATATTTGGCAAATTCCACTTCTAAAACAAGTAAAAGATATATGGACAAATCTCCCAACCCCGGATGCCGTAGACCAAGTTTTTCATGGACATTTTTTTCCATTCCTGGCCAACCTATGGGGTGAAAAAGGTCTTAGCGCCAAAGAGGCCGAACCTTTTTTTAAAATGTATGAAACGGCCGAAATTCTTTCTCGAAAAGTTATGGATACCAAGGCCAAGGAGTTCCGTAGACAGGCCATCCAAGGCAATCTCATCCCGGACAATCCCAATAAAACTCTTTCCCAGCTAGTGATAGAGAAGTATTTCGAGATTGGAGTTGATTACGTACTAGTTGGCATGAAGAAAATGCCTTATGTTGAGCAATTAAAGACTTATTTTTAA
- a CDS encoding response regulator, with protein MNQYSNITILVVDDEEQLKETVIMHLELEGFNVLSACNGKEALEVLENNHVDFVLSDIKMPELDGMELTVEIRKKYKEVPVVLLVTGFSKYSEKQALENGALGLVEKPFDMDKIIEMIKQSQKIS; from the coding sequence ATGAACCAGTACAGCAATATTACAATTTTAGTCGTGGATGATGAAGAACAACTTAAAGAGACAGTTATTATGCATTTAGAACTTGAGGGGTTCAATGTCCTTTCTGCATGCAATGGCAAAGAGGCACTTGAGGTCCTTGAAAATAATCATGTCGATTTTGTCCTCAGTGATATTAAAATGCCAGAACTTGATGGAATGGAGCTGACTGTAGAAATAAGAAAGAAATACAAAGAGGTTCCAGTAGTGTTACTCGTCACTGGATTCAGTAAATATTCTGAAAAACAGGCCCTCGAAAATGGTGCATTGGGTTTGGTTGAAAAGCCATTTGACATGGACAAAATCATTGAGATGATTAAGCAATCACAAAAGATAAGTTAA
- a CDS encoding 2-hydroxychromene-2-carboxylate isomerase has translation MKLEFFFDFLSPYSYLAFNRLKQFNLSCILTPIPMGRIIHHYETKGPAEIRPKADYLLKDCLRKSYERNIEFNLPYKLPMNTLPLLRYVIAAQGQLQSMIVDHLFHSVWRDRINIEDEEILRDYLLRVIGERDIDEMMENSTSADVRKLIKLNTQRALGFGVFGVPTIVAEDKELFWGDDSLEYLRRYLRGEDHFNEKVYKRYLEITSR, from the coding sequence TTGAAGTTAGAATTTTTTTTTGATTTTCTCTCTCCCTATTCGTACCTTGCTTTCAATAGATTAAAGCAGTTTAATCTTTCATGTATTCTTACTCCCATACCTATGGGAAGGATCATCCATCACTATGAGACTAAAGGTCCCGCCGAAATCAGGCCTAAGGCAGATTATTTACTCAAAGATTGCCTCAGAAAATCCTATGAGCGTAATATAGAATTTAACTTACCATATAAATTGCCAATGAATACACTTCCACTTTTGAGGTATGTTATTGCTGCTCAAGGCCAGCTTCAATCGATGATTGTAGATCATTTATTTCACTCCGTATGGAGAGATCGAATTAATATAGAGGATGAGGAAATTCTTAGAGATTACTTATTAAGGGTAATAGGAGAGCGTGATATTGATGAAATGATGGAAAATTCAACATCTGCAGATGTGAGAAAACTGATTAAATTAAATACTCAAAGAGCTTTGGGGTTTGGGGTATTTGGAGTACCGACAATCGTTGCAGAAGATAAAGAACTCTTTTGGGGAGATGACTCACTTGAGTACTTAAGAAGATATCTTAGAGGTGAAGATCATTTCAACGAAAAAGTTTATAAGAGATATCTAGAGATCACTTCTCGTTAA
- a CDS encoding tetratricopeptide repeat protein — protein sequence MITIPRIMDKNIKNLLKGELHCSTSYLDRIFHALTETTDLGHLPRTIDLTQNYVNDLHEFLEEQVLQRTLTFSGLPNSKISTKNAIQFLNAANNLIEGLIVMNFNSFQVLDMVVDYINFTYDYAYLFHQICFEGSEIEVQYPRLAVVDVDYGRISEDEEEMEVLPQFQLDRNKVEQIINFGEAKISSLDWQRDKKYNDYLSSGHHAIYLQNHKQALDKFSKALSIKQTAEALTLVGWANSLLGHFEVAKSYCLKAIQLEPDYGPPYNDLGTYLLNDGQIDESFKWFNLAKKSVQYQNREYPYINSGRAYLAKKEYLKALEEFQKALALAPYHDELRNTVRRLEGELKKTGELSHSGDSGHDFNYTL from the coding sequence ATGATAACTATTCCACGGATTATGGATAAAAATATCAAAAACTTACTTAAAGGCGAATTACACTGTAGTACATCTTATTTAGATAGGATATTTCATGCATTGACGGAAACTACAGATTTGGGACACCTTCCTAGGACGATAGACCTAACGCAAAACTATGTTAATGATCTTCATGAATTTCTAGAAGAGCAAGTGCTGCAAAGAACACTCACTTTTAGTGGTTTGCCAAATTCTAAAATCTCAACCAAAAATGCAATTCAATTCTTAAACGCGGCCAACAACTTGATAGAAGGTCTTATTGTTATGAATTTTAACAGTTTTCAAGTTTTGGATATGGTCGTAGATTATATCAATTTTACCTATGACTATGCGTATTTGTTTCACCAGATTTGTTTTGAGGGATCTGAAATAGAAGTTCAATACCCAAGACTTGCAGTTGTTGATGTTGATTATGGACGGATTAGTGAAGATGAAGAAGAAATGGAAGTTCTTCCGCAATTTCAACTTGACCGAAATAAAGTTGAGCAGATTATTAATTTTGGAGAAGCAAAGATTTCATCTCTGGATTGGCAAAGAGATAAAAAATATAATGACTATCTCTCTTCTGGCCATCATGCAATTTATCTTCAAAATCACAAGCAGGCCTTAGATAAATTTTCTAAAGCTTTATCTATTAAACAAACAGCTGAGGCACTCACTCTTGTTGGTTGGGCCAACTCACTTTTAGGTCATTTTGAAGTGGCCAAGAGTTATTGTCTGAAGGCCATTCAATTAGAACCGGATTATGGCCCTCCCTATAATGATCTAGGAACTTATTTATTAAATGATGGTCAGATAGATGAAAGTTTCAAATGGTTCAATTTGGCAAAAAAATCTGTACAATATCAAAATAGAGAGTATCCTTATATCAATTCAGGTAGAGCTTATCTGGCCAAAAAAGAATACTTAAAGGCATTAGAAGAATTTCAAAAGGCGCTGGCCTTGGCGCCTTATCATGATGAGCTTAGGAATACTGTTAGAAGGCTTGAGGGTGAGCTTAAAAAAACTGGAGAACTCTCTCACAGCGGAGACAGTGGACATGACTTCAATTACACGCTTTGA